In Microbacterium enclense, the DNA window CTGATCGCAGCGTTGTTCTTCATGATCGAGCTGCTCCCCGTGCTCGTGAAGGTCCTGACCGGATTCGGGGGACCCTCGCTCTACGAGAAAGCCGAGAAGATGCGCGGCCAGATCGCCCTCGATCGCGTCACCGCCCGCACGTACCGCAAGCGCGCCGACGTGATCGTCGACGAGGCCGCCCGCGTTCCGGCGGCGACGGCCTGATGGTCGCCTGGAGCGCGGGCCTCCTGCTCTACCGGCTCACCCCCGAGCCGGAGGTCTTCATCGCCCACATGGGCGGACCGTTCTGGGCGAAGAAGGACGCCGGCGCGTGGTCGATCCCGAAGGGCGAGTACGACCCCGACACCGAGGGTGCCCTGGATGCCGCCCGCCGCGAGTTCCGTGAGGAGCTCGGCGTCGAGGCGCCCGAGGTCGCCTGGGCCGAACTCGGGACGTTCCCGTACTCCAGCGGCAAGAAGGTCGTGGTG includes these proteins:
- a CDS encoding NUDIX domain-containing protein — protein: MVAWSAGLLLYRLTPEPEVFIAHMGGPFWAKKDAGAWSIPKGEYDPDTEGALDAARREFREELGVEAPEVAWAELGTFPYSSGKKVVVFAGDGAGFTASDFTFGEFEMEWPPRSGTKASFPEVDRAEWMSLDAARDALVKGQRPALDALAAALEALPGR